The Lancefieldella sp. Marseille-Q7238 genomic interval CAAGCGCGAGGTTTACCTCCTTTGTTACAAAATACAATCTCAAACAGGCACTTCTCGCCGCAGCTATCAGCGCGGTAGTACTGTTTGTTCTGGGAGTATTGCTTACGTTTGATGACATCCATACCTACCGATTCGGTTTTCTGCTGGCGTCTTTGGCGGCCGCGACAATGGTCTTGGCAACGCGTGTGCTGCATGAAAAAACCCCTCAAGTTAAAGAGCCAAAGATTGTCTCGTATTTTGCGGATACCAGCTATGGCGTATATCTGTTTCACTGGCCACTCTTTAACTTGCTATCAGAGAAGTTTGACCCCGGCACGTCCGCAGCTATAACTGTGGCGTTGTCGCTGGCGCTTGCGAGCCTGTCGTTTTATGTCATTGAACCGCTTCTGGCCGGTCGCACGTCGTGCGTTTTGGGTCGTACCATCACACTTAAACAGGCCTTGAAACCGCTGAGCGCTGTTGGCGGCCTCTTGTTGGCGGCGACGCTCTATACCTCGGTGACGGCTCCGACAATCAGTTCGTTTCAGCTGAGCAATCTGAGCAATGGCGCTATTCAGGCGGACAACCACATGTCTGTGACGAGAAAGATGGCCGACAGTGCTCAGGCCAGCAACTATAACGTGACTCCCGGTGTGACGTATATTGGCGACTCGGTATCTCTGCGCGCCATTTCATATCTGCAAAAGGCGTTTCCGGAAGCTCAGATTGACGCGACGGTCAGCCGCAATGTGAGCATGGGCGCCGATGTGCTTGAGACCGATATCGCCAACAACGCCGTTATGCAGGATATCGTTGTCGCGTTGGGCACCAACCCTGTCGGCGGGACGGAAGCTATTGACCGTATCGTTGAGATGCTGCCAAAAGGGCACCGCCTCATTTTCGTAACGCCGCACGACGGTCGCCATAACGATCCTTCCTCGGGCGCGGCGGCCATTCGCGCCTATGAGCTGCAGCTCGCCGAGAAGTACGACTATATCTACATCGCTGACTGGCATCAAACGGCCGTTGATCACCCGGAGCTCTGGCCTGGTACTGATAATGTTCACTTTGGCAGCGATTCAGACACCATCAACGCGGGCGGTGAACTTTTTGCCACAACCGTTGCTGACGCGATTGCCAAAGCGGATCAGGGTCCTGTGAAACCGTAGCGGCTTTCGCAGCGGTTTCTTGCGAGGTTTCTATGAGAACGCCTTTCAAAAGACAACTCT includes:
- a CDS encoding acyltransferase family protein; this encodes MRIKWFSFVRITGLLLVLVYHFFKPALPGGFVGVDVFFTFSGYLITALLIDEFAREKRIKFVAFLRRRFYRIVPPLVGMVLVTTPLALLVRDDFAAGIGQQVAAAVGFVTNYYEILLGGSYETQFAPHLFLHTWSLAVEMHYYILWGAAVFLLSKVTNSAKSLRVRIFVVSAALFIASYLAMAIGAQDSTNLSIQYFSTQTHIFPFFVGSALACFAGIATTSARFTSFVTKYNLKQALLAAAISAVVLFVLGVLLTFDDIHTYRFGFLLASLAAATMVLATRVLHEKTPQVKEPKIVSYFADTSYGVYLFHWPLFNLLSEKFDPGTSAAITVALSLALASLSFYVIEPLLAGRTSCVLGRTITLKQALKPLSAVGGLLLAATLYTSVTAPTISSFQLSNLSNGAIQADNHMSVTRKMADSAQASNYNVTPGVTYIGDSVSLRAISYLQKAFPEAQIDATVSRNVSMGADVLETDIANNAVMQDIVVALGTNPVGGTEAIDRIVEMLPKGHRLIFVTPHDGRHNDPSSGAAAIRAYELQLAEKYDYIYIADWHQTAVDHPELWPGTDNVHFGSDSDTINAGGELFATTVADAIAKADQGPVKP